From the Gemmatimonadaceae bacterium genome, one window contains:
- a CDS encoding enoyl-CoA hydratase-related protein → MPYEFLTVEVADRLATVTINRPDKLNALNARVLEELDGVFTAFATDRLVGAVILTGAGRAFVAGADIAEIAANDAAGLERLSARGQAIFSRIERLPKPVVAAVNGFALGGGCELALACHVRVASEHAKFGLPEVKLGLIPGYGGTQRLPRLIGKGRALRMILSGEQIDANEAYRLGLVDVLATNTTLTDVTRSIALQMAKNGPVAVARAIEAVNDGFDRLADDALALEARLFGSLGATKDMAEGTAAFLAKRPAQFTGE, encoded by the coding sequence ATGCCCTACGAATTCCTGACCGTCGAGGTCGCCGACCGCCTCGCCACGGTCACGATCAACCGCCCCGACAAGCTCAACGCGCTCAATGCGCGCGTCCTCGAGGAACTGGATGGCGTCTTCACCGCCTTCGCGACCGACCGTTTGGTCGGCGCCGTGATCCTCACCGGCGCTGGCCGCGCCTTCGTGGCCGGCGCGGACATCGCCGAGATCGCCGCGAACGACGCGGCCGGACTCGAGCGGCTCTCGGCCAGGGGCCAGGCCATCTTCAGCAGGATCGAGCGGCTGCCCAAGCCAGTCGTGGCCGCCGTGAACGGTTTCGCCCTCGGCGGTGGGTGTGAACTGGCGCTGGCCTGCCACGTGCGCGTCGCATCGGAGCATGCCAAGTTCGGCCTCCCCGAGGTGAAGCTGGGGCTCATCCCCGGCTACGGCGGCACGCAGCGCCTGCCGCGGCTCATCGGCAAGGGGCGCGCCCTGCGCATGATCCTCAGCGGCGAACAGATTGACGCCAATGAGGCGTATCGGCTGGGGCTCGTGGACGTATTGGCGACGAACACGACGCTCACGGACGTGACCCGCTCCATCGCCCTGCAGATGGCGAAGAACGGGCCCGTGGCCGTGGCGCGCGCCATCGAGGCGGTGAATGACGGCTTCGACCGACTCGCCGACGATGCGCTGGCGCTCGAAGCGCGCCTCTTCGGCTCGCTCGGCGCCACGAAGGACATGGCGGAAGGGACGGCGGCATTCCTCGCCAAGCGTCCCGCGCAGTTCACCGGCGAGTAG
- the recF gene encoding DNA replication and repair protein RecF (All proteins in this family for which functions are known are DNA-binding proteins that assist the filamentation of RecA onto DNA for the initiation of recombination or recombinational repair.): MIPLTRVAELAVRDFRNLERIDVTLAPEGIAIVGENGQGKTSFLEALAYVEQLRSARGARDRDLVRFDAPAFHVHATVHGPEGPRQLGAGADRAGRKKVTRDGVELPRITDALGALPSVLLAPRDVALVGDGPAERRRFLDITLALTSPSYLRALRHYRAALDRRNAALRDAARHRRGAEAVAAWEPALAEHGAVLVTERRAWVEQHAAEFTRLSHAIGEPGLAAMAYATTLSDEGAVEDALRAALERLREHDLRRGSTHAGPHRDDLALTLDGRELRVVGSAGQQRTGAIALRLLEAATLRQRRATLPVLLLDDPFAELDNRRAARVLDLLLEAGVGQVVLCVPRPEEIPARFTRLARYRIAGGALSEGS, from the coding sequence ATGATACCGCTCACGCGCGTGGCGGAACTCGCGGTACGCGACTTCCGCAATCTCGAGCGCATCGACGTGACGCTCGCTCCCGAGGGGATCGCGATCGTGGGCGAGAACGGCCAGGGCAAGACGAGCTTCCTCGAGGCGCTCGCCTACGTGGAGCAACTGCGCTCGGCGCGCGGCGCGCGCGACCGCGACCTCGTGCGATTCGACGCACCGGCCTTTCATGTCCATGCCACCGTGCACGGCCCGGAGGGCCCGCGCCAGCTTGGCGCCGGCGCCGACCGCGCCGGCCGCAAGAAGGTGACGCGCGACGGCGTGGAACTGCCGCGCATCACCGACGCGCTGGGCGCGCTGCCGTCGGTGCTGCTCGCCCCGCGTGACGTGGCACTGGTGGGCGACGGACCGGCCGAGCGTCGCCGGTTCCTCGACATCACGCTCGCGCTCACTTCGCCGAGTTACCTGCGCGCGCTGCGGCACTACCGGGCCGCGCTCGATCGGCGGAACGCCGCGCTGCGCGACGCGGCGCGCCACCGGCGCGGCGCCGAGGCCGTCGCGGCCTGGGAGCCCGCGCTCGCGGAACACGGCGCGGTGCTCGTGACGGAGCGCCGGGCGTGGGTGGAACAGCACGCCGCGGAGTTCACGCGGCTGTCGCACGCCATTGGCGAGCCGGGCCTCGCCGCCATGGCGTACGCGACGACGCTGTCGGATGAGGGGGCGGTCGAGGACGCGCTGCGCGCCGCGCTGGAGCGCCTGCGCGAACACGACCTGCGGCGCGGCAGCACGCACGCCGGCCCGCATCGCGACGACCTGGCGCTGACGCTGGACGGGCGCGAGTTGCGTGTGGTTGGCTCGGCCGGGCAGCAGCGCACGGGGGCCATCGCGCTGCGCCTCCTCGAGGCCGCGACGCTGCGCCAGCGGCGCGCCACGCTCCCGGTGCTGCTGCTCGACGATCCGTTTGCGGAACTCGACAACCGCCGCGCGGCGCGCGTGCTCGACCTGCTGCTCGAGGCGGGGGTGGGCCAGGTGGTGCTCTGCGTGCCGCGGCCGGAGGAGATTCCGGCGCGCTTCACGCGCCTCGCCCGCTACCGCATCGCGGGCGGCGCGCTGTCGGAGGGATCGTGA
- a CDS encoding DUF721 domain-containing protein, whose product MTDRRRGPAKVGDALADLLAASPLGARIARAEVLTHWAGAVGPQIAAVTHARAIAENGTLTVSVKTSAWLQELSMMERTLVAKVNKSAGRDVVRKIRWEAQR is encoded by the coding sequence GTGACCGACCGCCGTCGGGGCCCCGCGAAGGTGGGTGACGCGCTGGCCGACCTGCTCGCGGCAAGCCCGTTGGGCGCGCGCATCGCCCGGGCGGAGGTGCTGACCCACTGGGCCGGGGCGGTCGGGCCGCAAATCGCCGCTGTGACGCACGCACGGGCCATCGCCGAGAACGGCACGCTGACGGTGTCGGTGAAGACGAGCGCGTGGCTGCAGGAGCTGTCGATGATGGAGCGCACACTCGTCGCGAAAGTGAACAAGAGCGCCGGGCGCGACGTTGTTAGGAAGATTCGCTGGGAGGCACAGCGGTAA